Proteins co-encoded in one Pseudomonas fluorescens genomic window:
- a CDS encoding helix-turn-helix domain-containing protein — MTTCNPLQVQAFNTADVAEQIRATPGWVQQYQQMSPGHFAGRIRYLDLEGVEVYEEQMNTRVEQNFSAPPGSLAFCFDRSDNALYLLNEESRNIWITPENYQEIAVVFGPEFVRQNGLDVARLEGLFMAPLNGAQNALFSRWLSSTLTKLSQALDQPSKETLTQQLLEDCLFILDNACVCLDSGGLQRRAEERTTMKRVGEWAADSPEETLNLLELAQVAGVSLRQLQQTFKAYTGMSPTQWLRLRRLNSARRELLKGATSGTTVAEVAMNWSFWHLGRFSNSYRALFNELPSETLKRSCR, encoded by the coding sequence ATGACGACGTGCAATCCGCTACAGGTTCAAGCTTTCAACACCGCCGATGTCGCCGAGCAGATCCGCGCGACACCGGGCTGGGTCCAGCAGTATCAACAGATGTCGCCGGGGCATTTCGCCGGGCGAATCCGCTATCTGGACCTGGAAGGCGTGGAGGTCTACGAAGAACAGATGAACACCCGGGTCGAGCAGAATTTCAGTGCGCCGCCGGGGTCTCTGGCGTTCTGCTTCGATCGCAGTGACAACGCGCTGTATCTGCTGAATGAAGAGAGTCGCAACATCTGGATCACCCCGGAGAACTACCAGGAAATCGCCGTGGTGTTCGGTCCCGAATTCGTCCGCCAGAACGGTCTGGACGTGGCTCGGCTGGAAGGTCTGTTCATGGCGCCACTCAACGGCGCGCAGAATGCGCTGTTCAGCCGCTGGTTAAGCTCCACGCTCACGAAGTTGTCGCAAGCCCTTGATCAGCCAAGCAAAGAAACGCTGACCCAGCAATTGCTGGAGGACTGTCTGTTCATCCTCGATAACGCCTGTGTATGTCTGGACAGCGGTGGTTTGCAGCGCCGCGCCGAAGAGCGGACGACCATGAAACGGGTCGGGGAATGGGCGGCGGACTCGCCGGAAGAAACCCTCAATCTGCTGGAACTGGCCCAGGTCGCCGGGGTGTCGTTGCGGCAGTTGCAGCAGACGTTCAAGGCCTACACCGGGATGTCACCGACTCAATGGCTTCGTCTGCGGCGGCTCAACAGTGCCCGCCGGGAACTGCTCAAGGGTGCCACTTCGGGCACCACGGTGGCCGAAGTGGCGATGAACTGGTCGTTCTGGCATCTGGGGCGGTTTTCCAATAGTTATCGGGCGCTGTTCAATGAGTTGCCGAGTGAGACATTGAAGCGATCGTGCCGCTGA
- a CDS encoding glutamine synthetase family protein has product MNAPFDQLFTWLKDHKITEVECVVSDLTGIARGKIAPTNKFLHERGMRLPESVLLQTVTGDFVDDDIYYDLLDPADIDMVCKPVSDAVYVVPWAIEPTAIVIHDTFDKFGNPIELSPRNVLKKVLQLYTDKGWKPIVAPEMEFYLTQRCEDPDLPLKAPLGRSGRAESGRQSFSIDAANEFDPLFEDVYDWCELQGLDLDTLIHEDGPAQMEINFRHGDALDLADQITVFKRTLREAALKHNVTATFMAKPIGDEPGSAMHLHQSVVEIATGKPIFANADGTMSDLFRHHIGGLQKLIPKVLPMFAPNVNSFRRFLPDTSAPVNVEWGEENRTVGLRVPTSGPEAMRVENRLPGADANPYLAIAASLLCGYIGMVEGIEPSAAVEGRAYERRNLRLPITIEEALTQMEECDTVAEYLGSKFVRGYVAVKRAEHENFKRVISSWEREFLLLSV; this is encoded by the coding sequence ATGAATGCCCCTTTCGATCAGCTGTTCACATGGCTGAAAGATCACAAGATTACCGAAGTGGAATGCGTGGTCAGCGACCTGACCGGCATCGCCCGCGGCAAAATTGCACCGACCAACAAGTTCCTGCATGAGCGAGGCATGCGCCTGCCGGAAAGTGTGCTGCTGCAAACGGTAACCGGGGATTTTGTCGACGACGACATCTACTACGACCTGCTCGACCCGGCCGACATCGACATGGTCTGCAAACCGGTGAGCGACGCGGTGTACGTGGTGCCATGGGCCATCGAGCCAACGGCCATCGTGATCCACGACACCTTCGACAAGTTTGGCAATCCGATCGAACTGTCACCGCGCAATGTGCTGAAGAAAGTCTTGCAGCTGTACACCGACAAGGGCTGGAAGCCGATCGTGGCGCCGGAAATGGAGTTCTACCTGACCCAGCGCTGCGAAGACCCGGACTTGCCGTTGAAGGCACCGCTGGGCCGTTCCGGGCGTGCCGAAAGCGGTCGTCAGTCGTTCTCCATCGATGCGGCCAACGAATTCGATCCGCTGTTCGAAGACGTCTACGACTGGTGCGAACTGCAAGGCCTGGACCTGGACACGCTGATTCACGAAGACGGCCCGGCGCAGATGGAAATCAACTTCCGTCATGGCGACGCGCTGGATCTGGCCGACCAGATCACCGTGTTCAAGCGCACCCTGCGCGAAGCCGCACTCAAGCACAACGTCACTGCGACCTTCATGGCCAAACCGATTGGCGACGAACCCGGCAGCGCCATGCACCTGCACCAGAGCGTGGTGGAAATCGCCACCGGCAAGCCGATTTTCGCCAACGCCGACGGCACCATGAGCGACCTGTTCCGCCATCACATCGGCGGTCTGCAAAAGCTGATCCCGAAAGTGCTGCCGATGTTTGCGCCCAACGTGAACTCGTTCCGCCGCTTCCTGCCGGACACCTCGGCGCCGGTCAATGTCGAATGGGGCGAAGAAAACCGCACCGTCGGCCTGCGGGTTCCGACCTCCGGTCCTGAAGCAATGCGCGTGGAAAACCGCCTGCCGGGCGCCGACGCCAACCCGTACCTGGCGATTGCCGCGAGCCTGCTGTGCGGCTACATCGGCATGGTCGAGGGTATCGAGCCAAGCGCTGCCGTCGAAGGTCGCGCCTATGAGCGCCGCAACTTGCGTCTGCCGATCACCATCGAAGAGGCCCTGACCCAGATGGAAGAGTGCGACACCGTCGCCGAGTACCTGGGCAGCAAGTTTGTGCGTGGTTATGTGGCGGTGAAGCGTGCCGAGCATGAAAACTTCAAGCGCGTGATCAGCTCCTGGGAGCGTGAGTTCCTGTTGTTGAGCGTTTAA
- a CDS encoding polyamine ABC transporter substrate-binding protein, whose protein sequence is MRLLKSVIPAALALACSAGALAQPQVSVYNWTDYIGETTLADFQSSSGIKVIYDVFDSNETLEGKLLAGRTGYDVVVPSNHFLARQVKAGAFLKLDRSQLPNWKNLDPKLLALLEKNDPGNEHSVPYLWGTNGIGYNVDKVKQVLGIDHIDSWAVLFEPENLKKLTQCGVSMMDSADEVFPAILNYMGMDPRSENPEDFKKAEAKLLSIRPYITYFHSSKYVSDLANGDICVAFGYSGDVFQAANRAKEAKNGVNIAYAIPKEGANLWFDLLAIPADAGNTKEAHAFINYLLDPQVIAKVSASVGYANPNPPAKQYMDVALVSNPEVYPAQEVLDKLYISTTPPQSIMRLMTRSWSKVKSNK, encoded by the coding sequence ATGCGTCTGTTGAAATCCGTGATCCCCGCCGCTCTGGCCCTGGCATGCAGTGCCGGAGCCCTCGCCCAACCGCAGGTCAGCGTCTACAACTGGACCGATTACATTGGCGAAACTACCCTCGCCGACTTCCAGTCATCCAGCGGGATCAAGGTGATCTACGACGTCTTCGACTCCAACGAAACCCTCGAAGGCAAATTGCTCGCCGGACGTACCGGCTACGACGTGGTGGTGCCGTCCAATCACTTCCTGGCCCGTCAGGTGAAGGCAGGGGCGTTCCTCAAACTGGACCGCTCGCAACTGCCGAACTGGAAGAACCTCGACCCGAAACTGCTGGCCCTGCTCGAGAAAAACGACCCGGGCAACGAACACTCGGTGCCGTACCTGTGGGGCACCAACGGCATCGGCTACAACGTCGACAAGGTCAAGCAGGTGCTGGGCATCGACCACATCGATTCCTGGGCCGTGTTGTTCGAACCGGAGAACCTGAAAAAACTCACCCAATGTGGCGTATCGATGATGGACTCGGCGGACGAAGTGTTCCCGGCGATCCTCAATTACATGGGCATGGACCCACGCAGCGAGAACCCGGAAGACTTCAAGAAAGCTGAAGCCAAACTGCTGAGCATCCGCCCGTACATCACCTACTTCCACTCGTCGAAATACGTGTCGGACCTGGCCAACGGCGATATCTGCGTGGCCTTCGGTTACTCCGGCGACGTGTTCCAGGCGGCCAACCGCGCCAAGGAAGCGAAGAACGGCGTGAACATCGCTTATGCGATTCCCAAGGAAGGCGCCAACCTGTGGTTCGACCTGCTGGCGATTCCCGCCGATGCCGGCAATACCAAAGAAGCCCACGCTTTCATCAATTACCTGCTCGACCCGCAAGTGATCGCCAAGGTCAGCGCCTCGGTCGGCTACGCCAACCCGAACCCGCCGGCCAAGCAGTACATGGACGTGGCACTCGTCAGCAATCCAGAGGTGTATCCGGCTCAGGAAGTGCTCGACAAACTCTACATTTCCACCACCCCGCCCCAGTCGATCATGCGTCTGATGACCCGTTCCTGGAGCAAAGTGAAGTCGAACAAATGA
- a CDS encoding NAD(P)/FAD-dependent oxidoreductase, translating into MNQYTQEHARSYYAASARTSTQYPALEADLTADVCVIGGGFTGVNTAIELAQRGLSVVLLEGRRIGWGASGRNGGQLIRGIGHEVEGFARHVGTEGVRHLQQAGVDSVELVRRRIGDNAIECDLRWGFCELANTPAQFEAFKAEQDSLAVSGYAHETRLVSPEDMRRQVVNSGVYKGGLIDMGSGHLHPLDLVQGEARLAASLGVRIFEQSPVLEIVHGATVQVRCASGTVRAGSLVLGCNAHLDELEQQLSGKVLPAGSYIIATESLSKERAAELIPQNLALCDQKVGLDYYRLSADRRLLFGGACHYSGRDPADIAAYMRPKMLKVFPQLADVRIDYQWGGKIGITANRFPQVGRLKQHPNVFYAQGYSGHGLNVTHWCARLLGEAIHTGHSQGMDVFSGVPHMTFPGGPALRSPLLALGMLWYRLRELLG; encoded by the coding sequence ATGAATCAGTACACCCAGGAACATGCTCGCTCCTACTACGCCGCGTCGGCCCGGACGAGCACGCAGTACCCTGCGCTTGAAGCCGACCTGACCGCCGATGTCTGCGTGATCGGCGGCGGTTTTACCGGCGTCAACACCGCCATCGAGCTGGCGCAGCGCGGCCTCTCGGTGGTGCTGCTCGAAGGTCGGCGCATCGGCTGGGGCGCCAGCGGACGCAATGGCGGCCAGTTGATACGTGGCATCGGCCATGAGGTCGAGGGCTTCGCCCGTCATGTCGGCACAGAAGGCGTGCGCCATCTGCAACAGGCCGGCGTCGATTCGGTTGAGCTGGTGCGCCGGCGCATCGGCGACAACGCCATCGAGTGCGACCTGCGCTGGGGCTTCTGCGAACTGGCCAACACCCCGGCGCAGTTCGAGGCGTTCAAGGCCGAACAGGACAGTCTCGCGGTCTCGGGTTATGCCCACGAAACGCGACTGGTCAGCCCTGAAGACATGCGCCGGCAAGTCGTCAATTCAGGTGTCTACAAAGGAGGCCTGATCGACATGGGTTCAGGCCATCTGCACCCGCTCGATCTGGTCCAGGGCGAAGCGAGGCTGGCGGCGTCGCTCGGAGTGCGGATCTTCGAGCAAAGCCCGGTGCTGGAAATCGTCCACGGTGCCACGGTGCAAGTGCGCTGCGCTTCGGGCACGGTGCGCGCCGGCAGTCTGGTGCTCGGTTGCAACGCGCATCTGGACGAACTCGAGCAACAGCTCAGCGGCAAGGTCCTGCCGGCGGGCAGCTACATCATCGCCACCGAATCCCTGTCCAAAGAGCGTGCTGCCGAACTGATCCCGCAGAATCTGGCGCTCTGCGACCAGAAAGTCGGCCTCGACTATTACCGGCTCTCGGCGGACCGACGCTTGCTGTTCGGCGGCGCCTGCCACTATTCCGGCCGGGATCCGGCGGACATCGCAGCCTACATGCGACCGAAGATGCTCAAGGTGTTCCCGCAACTGGCGGATGTGCGCATCGACTATCAATGGGGTGGCAAGATCGGCATCACTGCCAATCGCTTCCCGCAGGTCGGGCGGCTCAAGCAGCACCCGAACGTGTTCTACGCCCAGGGTTACTCCGGCCATGGCCTGAACGTCACGCACTGGTGCGCCAGGCTGTTGGGCGAAGCGATTCATACCGGCCACAGCCAGGGCATGGACGTGTTCAGCGGCGTGCCGCACATGACCTTCCCCGGCGGTCCGGCGTTGCGCTCGCCGCTGCTGGCGCTGGGCATGCTCTGGTATCGCCTGCGGGAACTGCTGGGCTGA
- a CDS encoding intermembrane transport protein PqiB, translating into MESSAADQPRAPGQAPVKTRRFSISLVWIVPIVAVLVGISLVVHNLMQEGPTIVVTFKTGSGLTANKTEVKYRNVVIGQVSDVELSDDQKSVNATIKLAKQAETFTREDSKFWVVRPRIGAGGVSGIDTLLSGDYIGADIGQSDSRAKHFKGLENPPPITYGEPGKRFNLHTQDLGSLDIGSPVYYRKIPVGQVVAYALDADGKGVNVEVFIHAPNDAYVTENTRFWNASGIDVNVGANGFAVKTESLSTLLIGGVAFRAPEYSPNDVAAAEEKTFDLFEDQQTALAPPAGKPQYLRLRFDQAMRGLKVDAPVEFLGMEIGRVVSINLDYDEKKRSFPVNVGIVIYPQRLGRAHEKMLQVLNHNPEDEAAAVRLIGTFVDNGLRAQARSGNLLTGQLYIALDFFPKAEKVAFDTTARPIVIPTIPGSLEQLQEKLEAMVDKLNKLPVERIAGNLDGNLVELRKSLTQFNAKTLPGVQNTLADVSKTLQSASSTLAEDSPQREKLTQTLDELGRMSRSLRELSDYLGRHPESLIRGRPDNAAPLDLKGPPRN; encoded by the coding sequence ATGGAGTCGTCAGCCGCCGATCAACCGCGGGCACCCGGCCAAGCCCCGGTCAAGACCCGGCGTTTCAGCATTTCCCTGGTGTGGATCGTGCCGATCGTCGCGGTGCTGGTGGGCATTTCACTGGTGGTGCACAACCTGATGCAGGAAGGCCCGACCATCGTCGTGACATTCAAGACCGGCAGCGGTCTGACCGCCAACAAGACCGAAGTCAAATACCGTAACGTGGTGATCGGCCAGGTCTCGGACGTCGAGCTGAGCGACGACCAGAAAAGCGTCAACGCCACGATCAAACTGGCCAAACAGGCCGAAACCTTTACCCGCGAAGACTCGAAGTTCTGGGTGGTGCGACCCCGTATCGGCGCTGGCGGTGTTTCAGGTATCGATACGCTGCTGTCCGGCGACTACATCGGAGCCGATATCGGCCAGTCCGACTCGCGCGCCAAACACTTCAAGGGGCTGGAAAACCCGCCACCGATCACTTATGGCGAACCGGGCAAGCGCTTCAATCTGCACACCCAGGACCTGGGGTCGCTGGATATCGGCTCACCGGTCTATTACCGCAAGATCCCGGTCGGCCAGGTCGTGGCCTATGCCCTGGATGCCGATGGCAAGGGTGTCAATGTCGAGGTGTTCATCCATGCGCCGAACGATGCCTACGTCACGGAGAACACCCGGTTCTGGAACGCCAGCGGCATTGACGTCAATGTCGGCGCCAATGGCTTTGCGGTGAAAACCGAATCGCTGTCGACCTTGCTGATCGGCGGCGTCGCCTTCCGCGCCCCGGAGTACAGCCCCAACGATGTCGCCGCCGCTGAAGAAAAGACCTTCGACCTGTTCGAAGACCAGCAGACCGCCCTCGCCCCGCCTGCCGGCAAGCCGCAGTACCTGAGACTGCGTTTCGATCAAGCGATGCGCGGTCTCAAGGTCGATGCGCCGGTTGAATTCCTCGGCATGGAAATCGGCCGGGTGGTGAGTATCAACCTGGACTACGACGAGAAGAAACGCAGCTTCCCGGTCAACGTCGGCATCGTGATCTACCCGCAACGCCTCGGACGCGCCCACGAAAAGATGCTCCAGGTGCTCAACCACAACCCCGAAGACGAAGCCGCCGCCGTGCGCCTGATCGGCACCTTCGTCGACAACGGTCTGCGCGCCCAGGCCCGCAGCGGCAACCTCCTGACGGGGCAGCTGTACATCGCTCTGGACTTCTTCCCCAAGGCCGAAAAAGTCGCGTTTGACACGACGGCCCGTCCGATCGTCATTCCGACCATCCCCGGCAGCCTTGAACAGCTGCAGGAAAAACTCGAGGCCATGGTTGACAAGCTCAACAAACTGCCCGTGGAGCGCATTGCCGGCAATCTCGACGGCAACCTCGTCGAGCTGCGTAAAAGCCTGACCCAGTTCAACGCCAAGACCTTGCCCGGCGTCCAGAACACCCTGGCCGACGTCAGCAAGACCCTGCAATCGGCCAGCTCGACCCTGGCCGAGGACTCGCCGCAGCGGGAGAAACTCACCCAGACCCTCGACGAGCTCGGGCGCATGTCGCGCTCGTTGCGTGAACTGTCGGATTACCTCGGTCGCCATCCGGAATCGCTGATTCGCGGTCGCCCCGACAACGCTGCGCCGCTGGACCTCAAAGGCCCGCCGCGCAATTGA
- a CDS encoding PqiC family protein, whose translation MALPLKFTVLAACLLLGACRSDPISFHTLTPAQPMPGRSGQDIAIESISVPPQVDRPQIVIREGNNGLAILETQWWGASLGDELRSALVDQLSNAGVARRTSVRIDVQRFDSIPGQYGLMDVKWRLRPADAGDSGLLTCRSILQTPSGSSIDDLVNAQQNNVKRLAALIRQAAGNVRSCPPS comes from the coding sequence ATGGCTTTACCGCTGAAGTTCACCGTGCTCGCTGCGTGCCTGCTGTTGGGTGCCTGTCGCAGCGACCCGATCAGCTTCCACACCCTGACCCCGGCACAGCCGATGCCTGGCCGATCAGGGCAGGACATCGCGATTGAAAGCATCAGCGTTCCGCCCCAGGTCGACCGCCCGCAAATCGTCATCCGCGAAGGCAACAACGGCCTGGCGATTCTGGAAACCCAATGGTGGGGCGCCAGCCTCGGCGATGAGCTGCGCAGCGCACTGGTGGATCAGCTAAGCAACGCTGGCGTTGCGCGCAGAACGTCGGTGCGCATCGATGTGCAGCGTTTCGATTCGATTCCCGGGCAATACGGGCTGATGGACGTGAAATGGCGCTTGCGTCCGGCCGATGCAGGCGACAGCGGCCTGCTCACCTGCCGCTCGATTCTGCAGACGCCGTCCGGATCGAGCATCGACGATCTGGTGAACGCTCAGCAGAACAACGTCAAACGCCTCGCCGCGCTGATCCGTCAGGCCGCCGGCAATGTGCGCAGTTGCCCGCCGTCCTGA